One window of Terriglobales bacterium genomic DNA carries:
- a CDS encoding P1 family peptidase, with product MTKKLLFTAVLLAAAAAASGQNPAGTPRPRTSSLGLKIGILPAGPLDAISDVAGVQVGHATIIRGNDVRTGVTAILPHGGNLFREKVPGAVFVGNAFGKLAGSTQVNELGEIETPILLTSTLSVPRVADALIDYMLALPGNLDVMSINPLVGETNDGYLNDVRGRHITREDVFAAIKNARSGPIEEGSVGAGTGTVAFGFKGGIGTASRRLPPKLGGYTVGVLVQTNFGGVLTIAGAPVGRELGRYYLRDELQVGSAATDRGNGSVMVVVATDAPVDARNLKRLAAR from the coding sequence ATGACTAAGAAGCTTTTGTTCACAGCAGTCTTGCTGGCGGCCGCCGCAGCGGCTAGCGGTCAGAATCCGGCTGGCACTCCGCGCCCGCGAACTTCGAGCCTAGGGTTAAAGATTGGCATCCTGCCGGCTGGGCCGCTCGATGCGATCAGCGATGTCGCTGGAGTTCAGGTTGGGCACGCAACCATAATTCGCGGGAATGATGTCCGCACCGGCGTAACCGCGATCCTGCCCCATGGCGGCAATCTGTTCCGCGAAAAGGTACCGGGCGCGGTTTTCGTGGGCAATGCTTTCGGCAAGCTGGCGGGGTCAACCCAGGTCAACGAACTTGGCGAGATCGAGACCCCAATCCTGCTCACCTCCACCCTGAGCGTGCCGCGTGTGGCCGATGCTCTGATCGACTACATGCTGGCTTTGCCAGGGAACCTGGACGTCATGTCCATAAACCCTTTGGTCGGCGAAACCAACGATGGTTACTTGAACGACGTTCGCGGACGACACATCACCCGCGAGGACGTGTTTGCCGCTATCAAGAACGCCAGGAGCGGGCCGATCGAAGAAGGCTCGGTGGGCGCGGGCACCGGAACGGTAGCGTTTGGCTTCAAGGGCGGGATCGGGACCGCATCTCGGCGCCTGCCGCCGAAGTTGGGTGGGTACACGGTCGGGGTTCTGGTGCAGACGAACTTTGGAGGTGTGCTGACGATTGCAGGTGCTCCGGTTGGCCGCGAGCTGGGCCGCTACTACCTGCGCGATGAGCTTCAAGTGGGAAGTGCCGCTACGGATCGCGGCAACGGCTCGGTGATGGTGGTGGTCGCGACGGATGCCCCGGTAGACGCGCGCAACCTGAAGCGCCTGGCAGCGCG
- a CDS encoding acyl-CoA dehydrogenase family protein, whose protein sequence is MSFDSLQSPLSFLQSVVSGLRMPDWLQEYTSWWETEGQGISDAVDRAGTPWLRMFDRSSNRVDEILYSPDYWRMLKQGYQSGVLWRVFEEDTLFPAGLGTYVTSFFDPGLACPYTVSLGTIVPLIKYGDAALQQRFLARLLRKDDAVWQGATWMTEIKGGSDLGATVETTARLVGDQWSLTGDKYFASNAGAELAVVAARPEGSGAGVRGLALYLLPRQREDGRLNYSIRRLKDKIATRSVPTGEIELRESEAWLLGQAEHGIYLILEVLNLSRVANSLGSVALAQRAMADALSFAQQRIVFGRALIEQPLMRRQFEDRLRQLRAASKLAWWALELLNEVWQQKPPYSDRYHLFRLVAHLAKYWTAEFAVQTAKWAMEVHGGLGTLHEFRAERWLREAMILAIWEGPAHRQILDGWEVMERKRAHEQLFESLPVSPADPTLEKIKAQIERQLALPREEREAGAEALFAELAAFTANALSEHD, encoded by the coding sequence ATGAGCTTTGATAGCCTCCAGTCACCACTGTCTTTTCTGCAATCGGTCGTGAGTGGCTTGCGCATGCCGGATTGGCTGCAGGAATACACATCGTGGTGGGAGACGGAAGGACAAGGTATCTCCGATGCGGTAGACCGCGCGGGCACTCCGTGGCTACGAATGTTCGATCGTTCCAGTAACCGGGTGGATGAGATTCTGTACTCACCCGATTACTGGCGAATGCTGAAACAGGGTTACCAGAGCGGCGTTCTCTGGCGTGTTTTCGAAGAGGACACTCTGTTCCCCGCCGGTTTGGGGACCTACGTGACATCATTTTTTGATCCCGGGCTGGCGTGCCCTTATACCGTTTCCCTCGGCACCATCGTCCCGCTGATCAAGTACGGCGATGCCGCGCTTCAGCAGCGCTTTTTAGCCAGGTTGCTGCGGAAGGATGACGCTGTCTGGCAAGGAGCGACGTGGATGACGGAGATCAAGGGCGGCTCCGACCTCGGCGCGACGGTCGAGACTACGGCGAGGCTCGTGGGAGATCAGTGGTCCTTAACTGGGGACAAATACTTCGCCAGTAATGCCGGGGCTGAGCTGGCGGTGGTGGCGGCACGGCCCGAGGGCTCTGGGGCGGGCGTGCGCGGATTGGCTCTCTATCTTCTTCCGCGGCAGCGCGAGGACGGCCGCCTCAATTACTCGATCCGTAGGCTGAAAGACAAGATCGCCACGCGATCCGTGCCGACGGGAGAAATTGAGTTGCGGGAGAGCGAGGCTTGGCTCCTGGGTCAGGCTGAACATGGCATTTACCTCATCCTTGAAGTCCTGAATCTCTCGCGGGTGGCTAACAGCCTGGGCAGCGTGGCGCTGGCGCAGCGGGCGATGGCCGATGCCCTATCGTTTGCACAGCAGCGGATAGTCTTTGGCAGGGCGCTGATCGAGCAGCCCCTGATGCGGCGTCAGTTTGAGGATCGGCTGCGGCAACTCCGGGCCGCTTCAAAGCTGGCGTGGTGGGCACTCGAACTGTTGAACGAAGTGTGGCAGCAAAAGCCTCCATATTCGGATCGCTATCATCTTTTCCGCCTTGTGGCGCATCTCGCAAAATACTGGACTGCGGAATTCGCCGTGCAAACCGCGAAGTGGGCAATGGAGGTGCATGGGGGGCTGGGTACCCTGCATGAGTTTCGCGCGGAGCGCTGGCTGCGGGAGGCCATGATACTCGCCATCTGGGAGGGACCGGCGCATCGCCAGATTCTGGATGGCTGGGAAGTGATGGAGCGCAAGCGGGCGCACGAGCAGCTGTTTGAGTCTCTGCCGGTGAGCCCGGCAGATCCGACTCTGGAAAAAATCAAAGCCCAGATCGAGCGACAGCTTGCGCTGCCTCGCGAGGAGAGAGAAGCGGGAGCAGAGGCACTGTTCGCCGAACTGGCAGCCTTCACGGCGAACGCGCTATCAGAACATGACTAA
- a CDS encoding carboxypeptidase regulatory-like domain-containing protein has translation MKFRVALFACLLLPGGLASAETLTGTVTNETTGKPAAGDDVVLMALSQGMSEVGRTRTDAQGKFSLNIDDANVPHLVRVNHQGVNYFPSGGPVRPGVNSVEIKVYDAAKKLDGITTNVNVMRMQADGGQLQVLELISVKNNSKPPRSLMSDRTYEFYLPEGAQIDQSLASGPGGMPVNSAAVPAEKGRYFFVFPLRPGETRFEIAYHLPYSGEATITPKITSDMQHFVVVLPKSMNFEAKDSAAYSPMNDPGGGQSNVEVASGVVPGKDLAFRVSGTGVLQEEGEAGAPAGAANQQAQAMGRDNRPGGGLGPPVDAPDPLHQYRWAILGGVVAVLVAGGVYIATRPGTGRARAATADLIEPAPVPTAAGRSTQSSKLSTGMPVTLTSKATAAESTAIAPPSSHPAMLLAALKEELFQLEVDRQQGRVNQQEYEEAKSALDQTLKRALARTQRG, from the coding sequence TTGAAATTCCGCGTTGCACTGTTTGCATGTCTGTTGCTTCCGGGTGGGCTTGCGTCCGCCGAGACGCTCACCGGAACTGTAACCAACGAAACCACCGGTAAGCCCGCGGCTGGAGACGATGTCGTACTGATGGCCCTGTCGCAAGGCATGAGCGAGGTCGGACGCACGCGCACCGACGCTCAGGGCAAGTTCTCATTGAATATAGATGACGCAAATGTTCCGCATCTGGTGCGCGTCAATCATCAGGGTGTGAACTATTTTCCTTCTGGCGGACCGGTGCGGCCGGGAGTGAATTCGGTAGAAATCAAAGTCTACGACGCAGCGAAAAAACTGGATGGCATCACCACCAACGTCAACGTGATGCGCATGCAGGCGGACGGCGGTCAGCTGCAAGTGTTGGAATTGATTTCTGTAAAGAATAATTCCAAACCGCCGCGCTCCTTAATGTCGGACCGAACTTATGAGTTTTACTTACCGGAAGGCGCACAGATCGATCAGTCGCTGGCCTCAGGTCCCGGAGGTATGCCGGTAAATTCGGCCGCTGTTCCGGCAGAAAAGGGGAGGTACTTTTTTGTCTTCCCCCTGCGTCCGGGCGAGACGCGCTTCGAAATTGCCTACCATCTCCCCTACAGCGGTGAGGCGACCATCACGCCAAAAATAACCAGCGATATGCAGCACTTCGTGGTAGTGCTTCCCAAGTCGATGAATTTCGAAGCCAAGGACTCGGCTGCCTACTCGCCGATGAACGATCCTGGTGGGGGGCAATCGAACGTCGAGGTAGCGAGCGGCGTAGTTCCCGGCAAGGATCTTGCATTCCGGGTGAGCGGTACGGGAGTGCTGCAGGAAGAAGGCGAGGCGGGAGCGCCGGCCGGCGCGGCCAATCAGCAGGCACAGGCGATGGGACGGGACAATCGCCCCGGTGGCGGGCTTGGACCTCCCGTGGATGCGCCTGATCCGCTCCATCAATACCGCTGGGCGATTCTGGGAGGAGTCGTGGCAGTCTTGGTTGCCGGTGGAGTGTACATCGCAACCCGGCCGGGTACAGGTAGGGCTCGGGCAGCGACAGCTGATCTCATAGAACCGGCCCCTGTTCCAACCGCTGCTGGTCGTTCCACCCAAAGCTCCAAGCTTTCGACGGGCATGCCAGTGACACTAACTTCGAAAGCTACCGCAGCTGAGAGTACAGCTATAGCGCCCCCGAGCAGCCATCCGGCGATGCTGCTGGCAGCGCTTAAAGAGGAGCTGTTTCAACTGGAGGTCGATCGCCAGCAGGGACGCGTCAACCAGCAAGAGTACGAAGAGGCGAAGTCCGCACTGGACCAGACGCTGAAACGAGCCCTGGCGCGCACGCAACGAGGATGA
- a CDS encoding cytochrome c-type biogenesis protein CcmH, translated as MRALIQRPVQLAILVLVSLAFMGAGDGAEQRFQDLGHKLMCKCGCNQILLECNHVGCSYSERMRAELMAGVERGDSDSLVLQAFVQKYGPTVLAAPPTSGFNRVAWITPYLALMVGIGLVIVLVRKWKYRVTPVGATNLNAAELEALRQRARQETQL; from the coding sequence ATGCGAGCTTTGATTCAAAGACCGGTGCAGCTCGCGATCCTTGTGCTCGTCAGCCTGGCTTTCATGGGCGCAGGTGATGGCGCGGAGCAACGCTTCCAGGATCTCGGGCACAAGCTGATGTGCAAGTGTGGCTGCAACCAGATCCTGCTGGAGTGCAATCATGTTGGCTGCTCGTACTCCGAGCGCATGCGTGCCGAACTGATGGCAGGCGTGGAGCGCGGCGACAGTGACAGTCTGGTCCTGCAAGCCTTCGTTCAGAAATATGGACCTACGGTTCTGGCGGCGCCTCCGACTTCAGGATTCAATCGAGTTGCGTGGATCACACCCTATTTGGCGCTGATGGTGGGTATCGGCCTGGTAATCGTGCTGGTTCGGAAATGGAAGTACCGGGTGACGCCGGTTGGAGCCACCAATCTCAACGCCGCCGAACTCGAGGCTCTGCGTCAGCGGGCGCGTCAGGAGACCCAGCTGTGA
- a CDS encoding heme lyase CcmF/NrfE family subunit has product MAELGSYSLLLALGLSAFTFVAGVLALLRKGEASDRLAESARRAGIAVFIAVLVAAAVLVVATFQNDFSIAYIFHHSNRALPAPYKFAALWSGQEGSLLFWSLLLASYGLVLRLRYRVDPRLVAHASVVIAAVQVFFLLLVNFPANPFAMMQGSLPPDGNGLNPLLQYPEMVIHPPMLYLGYVGFTVPFAFALAALIMKYPGEKWIHITRRWTMVTWLFLTCGIFLGAHWAYSVLGWGGYWGWDPVENASLLPWLTGTAFLHSVMMQEKRGMLKVWNVWLIFCTFLLSIFGTFLTRSGVVSSVHAFAQSSIGTWFIGFLALTLAVCVYWFVRNREHLRSENRLESLVSRESSFLFNNLLLLVACFTVLWGTLFPVLSEWVQGTKVTVGPPFFNRVNIPVAVLLLILTAVGPLLAWRKTSVESLKRNFLVPACLSIATAVILIAFGFRPFSDTAAFYSLITICLSVLVAATVFSEFIRGGRVIARHTGQNLLASMVQLTRRNTRRYGGYIVHFGVIVIMIGFSGAAFNRDIERELGNGDSMSIGPYTMTCKSYTQDDNPNYSSEWAIIDVSKNGRHVDTLYPERRFYKASQQAATIVANRSTLQEDLYLVYSGLNQDSGRPIIRAHLNPLVMWIWIGVQIVIIGTLIALIPSTTAVRIATRVPARATVEQETGHPAAVGD; this is encoded by the coding sequence ATGGCCGAATTAGGCAGTTACTCTCTCCTGCTGGCCCTCGGGCTGAGCGCATTCACGTTCGTTGCCGGAGTGTTGGCGTTGCTCCGCAAGGGCGAGGCGTCAGACCGTCTGGCGGAGAGCGCGCGGCGAGCCGGGATCGCGGTGTTCATCGCGGTGCTGGTAGCAGCCGCGGTGTTAGTGGTCGCGACCTTCCAGAACGATTTTTCCATCGCCTACATTTTCCATCACAGCAATCGCGCCTTGCCCGCGCCCTACAAGTTTGCGGCGCTATGGTCCGGACAGGAAGGATCGCTGCTGTTCTGGTCACTGCTGTTAGCCAGCTATGGACTGGTGCTTCGCCTGCGCTATCGCGTCGATCCTCGACTGGTGGCGCATGCTTCAGTGGTGATCGCAGCGGTCCAGGTGTTCTTTCTCCTGCTGGTAAATTTTCCCGCGAACCCGTTTGCCATGATGCAGGGATCGCTTCCTCCAGATGGCAACGGCCTCAATCCGCTTCTGCAGTATCCGGAGATGGTGATCCACCCGCCCATGCTCTATCTCGGCTACGTGGGATTCACCGTGCCCTTCGCATTCGCACTCGCAGCGCTGATTATGAAGTATCCGGGTGAGAAGTGGATCCATATCACGCGTCGCTGGACGATGGTGACCTGGCTATTTCTCACTTGCGGCATTTTCTTGGGCGCGCACTGGGCTTACTCGGTGCTGGGTTGGGGCGGCTATTGGGGATGGGATCCGGTGGAGAATGCTTCGTTGCTGCCTTGGCTGACGGGCACTGCATTTCTGCATTCGGTAATGATGCAGGAGAAGCGCGGCATGCTAAAAGTTTGGAACGTGTGGTTGATTTTTTGCACGTTCCTGCTTTCGATCTTCGGGACATTTCTCACCCGCAGCGGAGTGGTGAGTTCGGTTCACGCTTTCGCCCAGTCTTCAATCGGCACCTGGTTCATAGGCTTTCTGGCCTTGACGCTTGCTGTCTGTGTTTACTGGTTTGTGCGCAACCGCGAGCATCTGCGCAGTGAGAACCGGTTGGAGTCGCTGGTCTCGCGCGAGTCCAGCTTCCTTTTCAATAACCTGCTGCTGCTCGTCGCCTGTTTCACTGTTCTCTGGGGCACGCTCTTCCCCGTGCTTTCCGAGTGGGTACAGGGAACAAAAGTGACCGTAGGACCGCCATTTTTCAACCGGGTGAATATTCCTGTAGCCGTGCTGCTGCTGATCCTGACGGCAGTTGGGCCGTTGCTGGCCTGGCGCAAAACATCGGTCGAGAGTCTGAAGCGCAATTTCCTCGTTCCGGCGTGTCTCTCGATCGCAACCGCTGTGATCCTGATTGCTTTTGGCTTCCGGCCATTTAGCGACACGGCGGCTTTCTATTCCCTGATCACGATCTGCCTCTCGGTGCTGGTGGCGGCGACTGTCTTTTCCGAGTTCATTCGCGGCGGGCGCGTGATCGCACGGCATACGGGACAGAATCTGCTGGCCTCCATGGTGCAACTGACGCGGCGCAACACGCGCCGCTATGGCGGGTATATCGTGCACTTCGGCGTGATCGTGATCATGATCGGCTTCTCCGGCGCCGCCTTTAATCGCGACATCGAGCGCGAATTGGGCAATGGCGACAGCATGTCGATCGGCCCGTACACGATGACGTGCAAGTCCTACACTCAGGACGACAATCCCAACTACAGCAGCGAGTGGGCAATCATCGACGTGAGCAAGAACGGCAGGCATGTGGATACGCTCTATCCCGAGCGCCGCTTCTACAAAGCCAGCCAGCAGGCAGCCACCATTGTGGCTAATCGTTCGACCCTGCAAGAGGACCTATACCTTGTTTATAGCGGACTGAATCAGGATAGCGGCCGGCCAATCATCCGCGCCCATCTGAACCCGCTGGTGATGTGGATATGGATTGGGGTCCAGATCGTGATTATCGGGACGCTGATCGCTTTGATACCCAGCACCACTGCTGTCCGCATCGCGACGCGCGTGCCGGCCCGTGCGACCGTGGAGCAGGAGACTGGCCATCCGGCGGCGGTGGGTGATTAA
- a CDS encoding response regulator: MKATILIAEADETVRKLIRTVLENAHYDIREACDVKSCLETARTEHLDLVLLDCVSLDLGGMTTLKKLRVGYRTAEIPVLVMSAVGQYSYGFALWSNGWLVKPFRVSQLLQSVDRALNGWSFNQRSTLPPALTAAG, translated from the coding sequence GTGAAAGCAACAATCCTCATTGCTGAAGCAGACGAAACCGTGCGCAAGCTGATTCGTACAGTTCTCGAAAATGCCCATTACGACATTCGGGAAGCCTGCGACGTCAAATCCTGCCTGGAGACGGCCAGGACGGAACATCTGGACTTAGTACTGCTCGACTGCGTAAGCCTCGACCTCGGAGGCATGACTACACTAAAAAAACTGCGGGTCGGCTACCGCACGGCTGAGATTCCTGTGCTGGTGATGAGCGCCGTGGGGCAATACAGTTACGGCTTTGCGCTCTGGTCAAACGGTTGGCTGGTGAAACCCTTTCGTGTTTCGCAACTGCTGCAGAGCGTCGATCGCGCGCTGAATGGGTGGTCATTCAATCAAAGATCAACACTACCGCCGGCGCTGACGGCTGCGGGATAA
- a CDS encoding ATP-grasp domain-containing protein yields MPSEKLKIAVLYDVCEEEAPPPEPEPEVRVRKNAKKRTKKKKEKHDREEIFEALQKLGHEPFYQVLDGRSQSLLAVAKCGADLVFNLTESYAGDDTKDMNIAAYLDLAGVPYTGTGPHGLFLAQDKAIAKKMFAFHQIKTPYFASSYKGRVDYSDDIKFPLIVKPISEDGSIGIDNGSVVNGIKEMMERVQYIQEEFDSPALIEEYIEGREIYGAVLGSYEHTEALPLIELDLSKLPKGTPRIAGQDVKFDKETEAYKVTKSAPVEDLDEETVQRLQQTALGAYRSCKLRDYGRVDMRLTDKGEIYVIEANPNPWLASTQEFAMAAKKSGRSYTQLIGEIVDMAKTRYGIS; encoded by the coding sequence ATGCCCAGCGAGAAGCTGAAAATCGCGGTATTGTACGACGTGTGCGAGGAAGAGGCGCCGCCTCCCGAGCCCGAACCCGAGGTTCGCGTGCGTAAGAATGCCAAGAAGCGAACTAAGAAGAAGAAAGAGAAGCACGACCGCGAAGAAATTTTTGAGGCGTTACAAAAATTAGGCCACGAACCTTTTTATCAGGTACTGGACGGGCGTAGCCAATCGCTGCTCGCGGTAGCCAAGTGCGGCGCAGACCTGGTATTCAATCTCACCGAATCGTACGCCGGCGACGATACCAAGGACATGAACATTGCTGCCTACCTGGATCTGGCGGGCGTTCCCTACACCGGCACTGGGCCGCATGGGCTCTTCCTGGCGCAAGACAAAGCAATCGCCAAGAAGATGTTTGCCTTTCATCAAATCAAAACCCCTTATTTCGCTTCTTCTTATAAAGGTCGTGTTGATTACAGCGATGACATCAAGTTTCCGCTGATCGTGAAGCCGATCTCGGAAGACGGCTCGATCGGAATCGACAACGGCTCGGTAGTGAATGGCATTAAAGAGATGATGGAGAGAGTGCAATACATCCAGGAGGAGTTCGACTCTCCGGCGCTGATCGAAGAATACATCGAAGGCCGCGAGATCTATGGCGCGGTGCTTGGCAGCTACGAGCACACCGAGGCCTTGCCTTTAATTGAGCTCGACTTGTCCAAGCTGCCCAAGGGCACGCCGCGGATCGCCGGCCAGGACGTGAAATTCGACAAAGAAACGGAAGCCTACAAGGTCACCAAGTCCGCCCCGGTGGAAGACCTGGACGAAGAGACGGTACAGCGTCTGCAGCAGACCGCCCTGGGCGCGTACCGATCCTGCAAACTACGCGATTATGGGCGCGTCGACATGCGGCTGACGGATAAGGGCGAGATTTACGTGATCGAAGCCAATCCCAATCCTTGGTTGGCCAGCACCCAGGAGTTCGCCATGGCGGCAAAGAAGTCCGGCAGGTCCTACACCCAGCTGATCGGGGAAATCGTAGACATGGCCAAAACCCGTTATGGGATCAGCTAA
- a CDS encoding putative zinc-binding metallopeptidase gives MRAFEKTPPDVQEILSKPIRDLGLKLEGSPLERFVQQLYRELERKGLKKFHPPCYLTDEWGCPSGEPVIGIPFYLANPQLARLEKEMNDLEDTREIMMYLRHEAGHAFNYAYGLFKTLEWRELFGPFRRPYRENYRPIAFSRRFVRHIAGWYAQKHPDEDFAETFAVWMTPRSRWREKYKNWGALQKLKYVDRIAHRLADVEPLKPQGETDVTVEEMTTTVKEFYQQAVEQQLAPAELALDADLMDIFNVSKRRKKGVRPAADMLTENQKTLVDKVTYWTGVQRPLVRKLIESIAQRVGALGLLAEVGREREYLAEISVYATALAMNYLLRGKFVQE, from the coding sequence GTGCGTGCGTTTGAGAAAACTCCGCCTGATGTCCAGGAGATCCTCAGCAAGCCCATTCGTGATCTCGGGCTGAAGTTGGAGGGATCGCCGCTGGAGAGATTCGTCCAGCAGCTGTATCGCGAACTGGAGCGCAAAGGGCTGAAGAAGTTCCATCCTCCGTGCTATCTCACCGACGAGTGGGGCTGTCCGTCGGGCGAGCCGGTAATTGGCATTCCGTTTTATTTGGCCAATCCGCAACTGGCGCGCCTGGAAAAGGAGATGAACGATCTCGAGGACACGCGCGAGATCATGATGTACCTGCGGCACGAAGCCGGTCATGCTTTCAACTACGCGTATGGGCTCTTCAAGACGCTAGAGTGGCGTGAGCTTTTCGGTCCGTTTCGCAGGCCCTACCGGGAGAATTATCGTCCCATCGCATTTTCGCGCCGCTTCGTGCGCCACATTGCCGGCTGGTATGCGCAGAAGCATCCCGACGAGGACTTTGCCGAGACCTTTGCCGTCTGGATGACGCCCCGCTCCCGCTGGCGCGAGAAGTACAAAAATTGGGGCGCCCTGCAGAAGTTGAAATACGTGGACCGCATTGCTCACCGCCTCGCGGACGTCGAACCGCTGAAGCCCCAAGGCGAGACGGACGTCACCGTGGAAGAGATGACCACCACGGTGAAGGAGTTCTATCAGCAGGCGGTGGAGCAGCAACTCGCTCCGGCGGAGTTGGCTCTCGATGCCGACCTGATGGACATCTTCAATGTATCGAAGCGGCGCAAGAAGGGAGTGCGCCCAGCAGCGGACATGCTCACCGAAAATCAGAAAACACTAGTGGACAAGGTGACGTATTGGACGGGCGTGCAGCGCCCGTTAGTGAGAAAATTGATAGAGTCAATAGCGCAGCGAGTAGGCGCCCTGGGTTTGCTTGCGGAGGTCGGCCGCGAACGCGAATACCTGGCCGAAATCTCCGTATATGCCACGGCGTTGGCAATGAATTATCTGCTGCGTGGAAAATTTGTGCAGGAGTAG